From one Candidatus Aminicenantes bacterium genomic stretch:
- the trxA gene encoding thioredoxin: MADIVVCPACGAKNRIRSGMRGVPLCGKCKTPLPLPEKSQLRILTTDNFESSIRLNPQPMLVDFWAKWCMPCRMLAPVLEKFAVAHGEISVAKVDTDAEPGLASQFQIFGVPTLILFEKGREVHRVSGAMNEKELETAFAPWLKKK, from the coding sequence ATGGCTGACATCGTTGTTTGTCCGGCGTGCGGGGCAAAAAACCGTATCCGGTCCGGCATGCGCGGAGTGCCCTTGTGCGGCAAATGCAAAACTCCGTTACCGCTTCCTGAAAAATCCCAGCTGCGGATCCTGACAACGGATAATTTTGAATCCTCGATCCGTCTCAATCCCCAGCCGATGCTGGTCGATTTCTGGGCCAAATGGTGCATGCCCTGTAGGATGCTGGCCCCAGTACTGGAGAAATTCGCCGTCGCTCACGGCGAGATCTCCGTCGCCAAGGTCGATACCGACGCCGAACCCGGCCTTGCTTCCCAGTTCCAGATTTTCGGCGTCCCTACCTTGATATTGTTCGAAAAAGGACGTGAGGTGCACCGCGTCAGCGGCGCAATGAACGAAAAAGAGTTGGAAACCGCTTTCGCTCCCTGGTTGAAGAAAAAATGA